A segment of the Mycobacterium intracellulare ATCC 13950 genome:
ACCTGATCAACCGGACCAATCTATTGCTGGGCAAGCTCAACGCCCGATCGGAGCAGATCGACGCGGCGGTGACCGAGACGGCGGGCCTGGCCGATCGCCTGGATGAGAAGAACCAGGCGATCACCGAGGTCTTGCAGGCCGTCGGCCCGGCCACGAACGTGTTGTCCAGCAACGCCGATGAAATCGCCGACGTGGTCGACGAACTCGGCGCCACGACCCGGCAGCTCTCCAAATTCCCCTCCATCGCCGGCACCGACAAGACAGGCCGCAGCGTCATCAAGGACGCCAACACCATCGCCGCCGCCTGGAACGACGTGGTGCTGAGCCCCGATACCAGCCTCGCCGCGCTGAACCGGCTGATCCCGCCGTTCGTGAAAACCACGTCCAGCGACGCCATTTCGGTACGCGGAAGCTTCGACCGGCTGGTCATGGGATCGCGACCCGGTACCGGGGCGGAGACCGGGGGGTTCAAGGGCGACCCGGCATTTCACGGACCCATGCGCCGCGACTGGAACTACATGATCGGCTCCATCAAGTACGTGCTGTGGCGCCTGCAGGAACGCGTCGTGGGTCGCGGGCCGCAAACGCCGATGGGCCAGACCCCGTGGACGCCGAGCGGTCCGCCCCTCCCCCCGGCGCCCGGGGGAGAAGCGCCGCCCGATCCCATCAACCCGGAGCCACCGCGATGATCGACACCCTCGCTCGAATCATCGTCGCCGCGGTCCGAGCCGGCCACCGCCAGCGCGCCTGGCTGTCCGGCCTCGCCTTGGTGCTCACCCTCGTGGTCGGCCTGGCCTACCTGGCGATCGGCGCACTGCGCATCAATCCGCTGGACTCCACCTTCCAGGTCACGATCCGGCTGCCCGAATCCGGCGGGTTGCTGGCCAACCAGGACGTCTCCGTCCGCGGGATCCGGGTCGGGCGGATTCAGTCGCTGCGACCCACACCCACCGGTGTCGAGGTGATCGCAAACATCAACGCGAACAACAAGATTCCCGCT
Coding sequences within it:
- a CDS encoding MlaD family protein is translated as MTWGKHKAAAAALSAVMVSAGCATNGLASLPLPAPGIGGGGYLLNAVFSNALNLPAHAKVKLAGADVGQLEKMVARNYTAVTTLRIMDGVRIPVGSTAELRSATPLGDVFVAIKPPTPVDPNAPLLKGGETIGLPATRAAATVESVLSSAALLVNGGAVRNFTNIVNGAGKATGDQGRAFGDLINRTNLLLGKLNARSEQIDAAVTETAGLADRLDEKNQAITEVLQAVGPATNVLSSNADEIADVVDELGATTRQLSKFPSIAGTDKTGRSVIKDANTIAAAWNDVVLSPDTSLAALNRLIPPFVKTTSSDAISVRGSFDRLVMGSRPGTGAETGGFKGDPAFHGPMRRDWNYMIGSIKYVLWRLQERVVGRGPQTPMGQTPWTPSGPPLPPAPGGEAPPDPINPEPPR